The Nocardioides sp. cx-173 genome segment GTGGATGATTTCCATGGTGTACATCTGCTTCATCTCGTTGAGGAACCCATGGAGCTCTGTGGGCAGCCCGCGCTCTTTCGTGAGCATGTCGAGCTTGCGGCGCGTGGGCAGCCCGTCGTAGGTGATGAGGTGGTCGTAGCGACTGATCGAATTCCCGAACAGTGCGAGGGCCCTGTTCAGCGCCTCGTAGTGCCATTCCTTGGCGTCGATCAGCACACCGTCCATGTCGAAGACGACGGCACGGATCTGGGTCATACCACCCTGCTTTCGAAAAAGTGCGCGGCATCTCGTGGGAGGTCGGTACACAGCATGAGGTTCTCGTCGGCGACCAGACCATCGAGTTGTGCCTGCAAGCGATCCCACAGAGGCCGGTGGTTGCGTCCGTGGAGCTCGCTCGACACGATGCACACGCGCTTACCGATGGCGAGGTGGGCTCCGATGAGCTTGTGGTCGAACCAGCCTTCGCTGGTGAAGGAGTCGACCCACACCCCTGCGGACTCCGCGTAGTAGGCCGGAAGAGTTTCCACGTCGCTCTGCCGGGTGAACACGGCGTGGCCTCGCGCCAGGTAGCTGCGCATGTCCGGCACTGACATGTCGAAGACGAATGCCTCCGAGATGTCCCGGGACCGCAACTCGGCGTCGATCGCGTCGCAGAGTCCGTCCGCCTTGACGTTCAGGGCCAACGGAAGCTGCTTGCCCCTCGCGCCCGACGAAAGGTAGAGATCGAGGAAGTCGACGAGACGTACAGGGCTGTCCCCCGCGAGTGGCGGGTCATGGCTGACCACCAGATCCCCCAACGCGTCGCGAACATCGGTTTCGAGGCCGAAACCCTCCTCGAAAGAGCGCTCGAACGCACGCCAACCGTTCTTCTCCTCCGGCCGCGTCCAGAAACCTCGGTGACTGAGGATTAACATTGCCATGCTCTGGTGACCGCCGGGCGAGCCGAGCGTATCGCCACTGCACCGTGGCGGGAGCGGTCAGGCTGGTGCGTCACGGGTGTCGGCCTCATCTCAACGCGCTAATGCACGCATATTGCGGTAATGCACGCATATTACGGTCACGCGGCGCCAGCGGCATCGCAGGGCCGGTCGCCGGACCGCCACGCTCCCTATCGAGAGACTAGGCTGGCTGAGTCGTCCGCCCGGGACGCTGCTGAACAGGAGTGATGGTCACGTGGATGTGCGCGGCTACCTTCGGCTTCTCGGGCAGCGCTGGGTCCTGATCGTCTCCGTGGCCCTGGCTGTCGTAGCCGGGGCTGTCGCGGTCACCTACACAACGTCCCCGGAGTACGCCTCGACGGCGCGCCTATACGTCGCCACGGCAAAGTCCAGCTCAATCGATGCGTACCGAGCCGGCGAATTGTCCGAGCAAAGAATCGCCTCGTACAGCGAGCTTTCTCGGAGCCGAGAGTTGGCCGCAGCAGTCATCGAGAGGCTCGGCCTCGCGATGGACCCCGGTCAGCTTGCTGGCCAGGTGACGACGGAGGTCGTACCGAAGACCGTCATCCTCGCCCTGACAGTGACGGCACCGGATCCAGCTCAGGCGCAGTCGCTCACCCAGGGCTACGCAGCGGTGTTCATCGACATGATCCGGGAGCTGGAGACCCCGCAAGGACTGAAGTCGTCGCCAATCAAGGCCACCATCGTGGATTCGGCTGCTCTCTCGAGCGAGCCGGTGTCGCCTCAGCCTGGTAAGAGCCTCGGACTCGCGGTCGTCGTCGGGCTCCTATTCGGTCTCAGCTACGCCGTACTGAGGGACTCTTTGGACGAAACCATCACCTCGATTGCCGAGCTCGCACTCCTCTCCGACGCTCCTCTGCTCGCAACGATTAACTACGACGCCGGAATCGCGCGAAGCCGTCTCATCACATCTGTATCTCCTTACTCGCCAAGCATTGAGTCCTTCCGCGTTCTCCGGACGAACCTGCAGTTCGCGGACGTCGACGCCAGGCGACGCGTGGTCGTCGTCACGTCAGCGCTGCAGGCAGAGGGGAAGACGACCGCGGCGCTCAACCTGGCCCTGGCCCTAGCGGCGGCCGGGCAGCGGACGCTCCTGATCGAGGGCGACCTCCGACGATCTCAGGCCGCCTCGGCCCTCGGCATGGATGGTTCTGTGGGGTTGACCAGCATCCTCGTTGGTGACGTCAGTGCGGACGACGCCATCCAACGGCACCTCAACACCCCCTTGGATCTTCTCGCCAGTGGCGCGCCCCCTCCCAACCCGACCGAGCTCATCCAGTCAAAGCGCATGGCCGAACTACTGGCGTGGGCGCGGACGACCTACGACAAGGTCATCATCGACGCGCCTGGCTTGTTGCCTGTGACCGATGCAGCAATCCTCGCCTCACTCTCCGACGGTGTAATGATCGTCGTTCGGCACGGCAAGTCCACACCCGCCCATCTTCGTTCGGCCGTAGACAGGCTTAACAGCGTTGATGCGAACATCCTCGGCTTGGTCTTTTGCATGGTCCCGGAACGCGGGGTCCCGACAGCCCGCCGCTACAGCGCCACTGTCACCTCATGAGCGCAGTGCGGCGAACAGGTGCTGCACCCCGGCGCTGTCGCGAGGATGCACCCGTTCGAACGAGGATGGCCGCCCCTGGACTCGATTTAACCTCCGACGGCCGTCTCGCGCCGCTGCGTGCGTCGCCTTCACTCAAGGCAACCGACCTAGACCCTTGGGTACCCAAGGCCGAGCCAAATCCGCCCACTAGCATCTGGACTGTCCGGCGGCATGGTGGCGCCGGCGAACAGGAGACGATTCGTGGAACTTCGGGACTACCTGCGTGTGGTGCGCAGACGCTGGGGCGTGATCGCTGTCGCAGCCCTGCTGGGCCTCGGGGTCGCCGCCCTCTTGACCTACACGGCCACACCGAAATATGCCTCCTCGG includes the following:
- a CDS encoding polysaccharide biosynthesis tyrosine autokinase; protein product: MDVRGYLRLLGQRWVLIVSVALAVVAGAVAVTYTTSPEYASTARLYVATAKSSSIDAYRAGELSEQRIASYSELSRSRELAAAVIERLGLAMDPGQLAGQVTTEVVPKTVILALTVTAPDPAQAQSLTQGYAAVFIDMIRELETPQGLKSSPIKATIVDSAALSSEPVSPQPGKSLGLAVVVGLLFGLSYAVLRDSLDETITSIAELALLSDAPLLATINYDAGIARSRLITSVSPYSPSIESFRVLRTNLQFADVDARRRVVVVTSALQAEGKTTAALNLALALAAAGQRTLLIEGDLRRSQAASALGMDGSVGLTSILVGDVSADDAIQRHLNTPLDLLASGAPPPNPTELIQSKRMAELLAWARTTYDKVIIDAPGLLPVTDAAILASLSDGVMIVVRHGKSTPAHLRSAVDRLNSVDANILGLVFCMVPERGVPTARRYSATVTS